The sequence tcttttacttaaccgttttattatttcccccaccggttctatttcttcatccggttcctcctcttccggttctgattcttcttccggttccgactcttcttccggttcctcttcgggaacttgtgaatcagtccacgaatcattccaatttacatttgactcttcattattattaggtgagtcaatgggacttgttctagaggtagacatctatcacataatatcaaacgcgttaagagattaatatatcacataatattcacatgttaaaaatatatagtttccaacaaaatttgttaagcaatcatttttcaagtaaacacggtcgaagtccagactcactaatgcatcctaacaaactcgataagacacactaatgcaaaattctggttctctaagaccaacgctctgataccaactgaaatgtcccgttcttattgattaaaaacgttccatattaattgatttcgttgcgagattttgacctctatatgagacgtttttcatagactgcattcatttttaaacaaaccataacctttatttcatcaataaaggtttaaaaagctttacgtagattatcaaataatgataatctaaaatatcctgtttacacacgaccattacataatggtttacaatacaaatatgttacaacaaaataagtttcttgaatgcagtttttacacaatatcatacaagcatggactccaaatcttgtccttatttaagtatgcgacagcggaagctcttaataatcacctgagaataaacatgcttaaaacgtcaacaaaaatgttggtgagttataggtttaacctatatatatcaaatcgtaacaatagaccacaagatttcatatttcaatacacatcccatacatagagataaaaatcattcatatggtgaacacctggtaaccgacaataacaagatgcatatataagaatatccccatcattccgggacacccttcggatatgatataaatttcgaagtactaaagcatccggtactttggatggggtttgttaggcccaatagatctatctttaggattcgcgtcaattagggtgtctgttccctaattcttagattaccagacttaataaaaaggggcatattcgatttcgataattcaaccataaaatgtagtttcacgtacttgtgtctattttgtaaatcatttataaaacctgcatgtattctcatcccaaaaatattagattttaaaagtgggactataactcactttcacagatttttacttcgtcgggaagtaagacttggccactggttgattcacgaacctataacaatatatacatatatatcaaagtatgttcaaaatatatttacaacacttttaatatattttgatgttttaagtttattaagtcagctgtcctcgttagtaacctacaactagttgtccacaattagatgtacagaaataaatcgataaatattatcttgaatcaatccacgacccagtgtatacgtatctcagtattgatcacaactcaaactatatatattttggaatcaacctcaaccctgtatagctaactccaacattcacatatagagtgtctatggttgttccgaaatatatatagatgtgtcgacatgataggtcgaaacattgtatacgtgtctatggtatctcaagattacataatatacaatacaagttgattaagttatggttggaatagatttgttaccaattttcacgtagctaaaatgagaaaaattatccaatcttgttttacccataacttcttcattttaaatccgttttgagtgaatcaaattgctatggtttcatattgaactctattttatgaatataaacagaaaaagtataggtttatagtcggaaaaataagttacaagtcgtttttgtaaaggtagtcatttcagtcgaaagaacgacgtctagatgaccattttagaaaacatacttccactttgagtttaaccataatttttggatatagtttcatgtttataataaaaatcattttctcagaataacaacttttaaatcaaagtttatcatagtttttaattaactaacccaaaacagcccgcggtgttactacgacggcgtaaatccggttttacggtgtttttcgtgtttccaggttttaaatcattaagttagcatatcatatagatatagaacatgtgtttagttgattttaaaagtcaatttagaaggattaacttttgtttgcgaacaagtttagaattaactaaactatgttctagtgattacaagtttaaaacttcgaataagatagctttatatgtatgaatcgaatgatgttatgaacatcattactaccttaagttccttggataaacctactggaaaagagaaaaatggatctagcttcaacggatccttggatggctcgaagttcttgaagcagaatcatgacacgaaaacaagttcaagtaagatcatcacttgaaataagatttttatagttatagaaattgaaccaaagtttgaatatgattattaccttgtattagaatgataacctactgtaagaaacaaagatttcttgaggttggatgatcaccttacaagattggaagtgagctagcaaacttgaaagtattcttgattttatgaaactagaacttttggaatttatgaagaacacttagaacttgaagatagaacttgagagagatcaattagatgaagaaaattgaagaatgaaagtgtttgtaggtgtttttggtcgttggtgtatggattagatataaaggatatgtaattttgttttcatgtaaataagtcatgaatgattactcatatttttgtaattttatgagatatttcatgctagttgccaaatgatggttctcacatgtgttaggtgactcacatgggctgctaagagctgatcattggagtgtatataccaatagtacatacatctaaaagctgtgtattgtacgagtacgaatacgggtgcatacgagtagaattgttgatgaaactgaacgaggatgtaattgtaagcatttttgttaagtagaagtattttgataagtgtcttgaagtctttaaaaattgtatgaatacatattaaaacactacatgtatatacattttaactgagtcgttaagtcatcgttagtcgttacatgtaaatgttgttttgaaacctttaggttaacgatcttgttaaatgttgttaacccaatgtttataatatcaaaagagattttaaattattatattatcatgatattatgatgtacgaatatctcttaatatgatatatatacattaaatgtcgttacaacgataatcgttacatatatgtctcgtttcaaaatcattaagttagtagtcttgtttttacatatgtagttcattgttaatatacttaatgatatttttacttataataatatcatgttaactatatatataaccatatatatgtcatcatatagtttttacaagttttaacgttcgtgaatcaccggtcaacttgggtggtcaattgtctatatgaaacctatttcaattaatcaagtcttaacaagtttgattgcttaacatgttggaaacatttaatcatgtaaatatcaatctcaattaatatatataaacatggaaaagttcgggtcactacaaaacgggTATGGTCCCCCACTTTTATCCACCGATTTTCACACTCATCCCTCCAAATAGTGTTAACCACGAAGTAAAACCTAAAAGCAAAATTGATTATCAATGGATGATTCAATGGATGATTCATGGACTATTCGTACATCAGAAACTGATCAAAAGGCTATCGACCAATTATACGGTATATTTTATGCACCCAAAGCTCATAATTCTGTGGAACCCTAAATATTATTAGGTAATTGTTTTGTTAACTTTAATTTTTTACACATTTTTCAGATGTATACCCTGATTTGTTCACGATTGTGTTACATCATGGTGGATATTTTAGAATGGGTAGTGAAGTTGTGTACACAGAAGGTAAAACTGATTACATTGATTGTTTTGACATTGAAAAGTTTTGTTTAGGACAACTGGATTCAGTCATGCAAGAATTAGGTTATGATCCCACCAGGTCTGTGGTATATCGTTTTCTTAAACCCAATACAAACATGGATACTAGGTTAAATCTTTTAAATGATAATGAACATAGGGACTATTTGCTTAGTTGTCTAGAAGATGGTGATGTGATTTATAGGCAAATTGATGTGTATGCTGAACATGAGGATATTAAAGGGAAGAGGTTATGGTCAGaacaaattaataatgataacttaGTAGTTGGTGGTGTTCACAGTGATGGGAGCTTAGTAGAGGGTGATAACAGTGAAGGTAGTGACTCTGAGGATAGTGATTACATTGTTGATGATGAAAATGAGATTTTGGATGTTCATGTAGAGATGAAAGATTTTAATTTTAACATTGATAAGAATGTAGAGTTTATGGGAAATGGCAGTAACTCATTTGAAGATGATGAGGTCAATATTGAGGGTACAGAATTGGAAGTGTTGAACAATGATGGTTTTGAAAGCTATGATTCTCAAAGTGATGAAGAAGGGGTAAGGAAGAAGAGAATTCGTAATCATAAAAAGGAGGTTGAAGGTAGTGTTCAAGTGGGAAAAACTTTCTTCTATCTTGGACAAAAGTTTGAAAGTAAATCAGAGGTTAGGGAAGCTGTGAGAATGCATGCTATTGAAACTAGGAGAAAGCTAGTTATTGTTAAGAATGACAAAAGAAGAATTATGGTTAAATGTGAAGGGTTGTGTATAAATTCAAAAGGTGGTGAGATAGTTAGTCAAAGTGATTTGTCAAAGAAGACAAAATGTGATGTGGGGCCCAGTAACTTAAGAGTTAAAGGTGGTGTAGTTGGGAAGAGTAAAGACAAAGTGACTAGTCAAATTAAAAAAGCAGGGGAATCTTGTAGTGGGAAGACTAACAAATGGGCAAAAAGGGAATTACACATTGTTTGTGAGTGGGTGTTGTTGGTATCCAAAGAAAAAGATAGTGAAGAATGGGAGGTTAGAACCTACAGACACCAACATGAATGTCAATCTGCAAGAATACTAAAATTCTGCACTTACCAATTTTTATCAAATCGGTTGGTACCTCAAATTCAAAAGAATCCAAAGATACCAATTAAAGCTGTCAGATCATATTTGGAAACAGAAACTGAATTAATCATCAGTGAGCATAAAGCATATCGTGCTGTGAGAAAGGCAACAAAGATGATTCAAGGGGATTATAAATCTCAGTATGCTGAGCTCAGAGATTATGTTTGTGAATTAAAGAGAGGTAATGTTGATACTACTGTTAAGTTTGAGGTTGAGCCAGGAACCCTAAAGTCTGAAACTAGGGTTTTCAAGAGAATTTACATTTGTTTGGGACCATTGAAGAAGGGTTTTAAAGCAATAGGTAGAGATCTACTTGGGTTGGATGGTGCTTTTATGAAACAACCTGCAACTGGTTGTATTTTGAGTGCTGTAGGGGTTGATTCAAACAATGGCATATATCCTGTAGCATATGCCATTGTTGAACAAGAGTGTGGTTCATCCTGGACTTGGTTCTTAGAGTGCTTGGGTCAAGATCTTGACTTGTCTACCAATTCTTAGAGTGCTTGTAGAAAGTGGGAACTAACAGGGATACCTTGTAAGCATGCAATTGCAGTGTTTTATAACATGAGTGAAAATGGTTTGGAAACTGGTGAACCAGAAACATGGGTTCATCCAGTGTATTTGTTAGATACATGGATCAAAACTTACCAATACACCATTGAGCCATTGAATGGGAGAAGCTTATGGCCAAAGGCAGAAGGCATGTTCACTCTGGTATCACCAAAGACTATTTCCACACCTGGTCGTCCAAAAAAGAAAAGAAGGTTGTCCAAAAATGAAGTTGATGTCATTGGTGATAGTGGTAAACTTAGCTCAAAAGGTATGctcattttatttattaattacatctAGTACCATTTCAATTAATATGGTATTTATTTTGTTAATATTTATAGGCAAGCTAAAGAAGTGTGGCACATGTGGTACTTATGGACACAATAAGAGTACTTGTACAGGTGAGAAGAAAAGAAGTGGGAATGTGGATAACAAGTGGACAAAAAAGACAGTGAAAGTTAAGCTATCTCCTTCAAAGAAGACAATGGTAGTTGgaaaagggaagaagaagaagtgaATGTTGGTGGTGGTTTGTGTTTTAATCATGTGTTTTATGTCTACTTAAAACTTGTTATGTGACTTGGTACAATGTTTGTATTTTATTAAGGTGTGTTGTTGTCTTTTGGTAAGTTTAAGCACATTTGGTAACTGGTACTACGTACTTATGTTGACTTTTGGAATCTATGACATTTGGTAATGCTTGTATGTTTGTCATTTCACTTTAGTTACAATGTATTGTCTGTATGTTTGTCATTTCACTTTAGTTACAATGTATTGTCTTGTGTTTTTGGTTACACTGTATGACTTTGGTTACAATTTATTGTCTACACTTGGAGTCATTGTCTTGTGTTGTAAGGTTACTGATACAGATATAAAACAGATGCAAAATTTAACAAAACAAGCTtcattccattaccattaccattttaCAAAGTACATCATACATACACCACAATTTCAATGACTAAAAAAATAAATACCAAACACAATCCAGCTAAATATACACATCATCTTCCAATTCGTCTCTCTTTTTTCTGCATCTTTGAGCTTTTCATCCACTTCCATTTTGGCATTCATAAGTGTAGCTAGGCCATTGATTGTATTTGGAGGATCATACCAAGCAAAGAAGTCGCACCTAGTGATCTGAGCAACAACATAAACAGGAAATGCTAACATCTTGTTAATTATTTCATAAAATTCGAAACAACATAAACAATCTTACCTTTTTTTCACATGTATAGAATCGACGTCCAGGGTTAGATTCAGTGCCCGATATTCGAATTACACAAGGTCGACCACACCAGCATTCCATTGTTATCGATTTGTAGCTCCAATTTCTGATTAATACGTTATGTAAATGAATTAGGGTTTCAAGTGAGAAGAGAGTGAAAAGCGGAGGATGAAAGTGGGGACCTTACCCGTTGGCGTTAttaaataccaaaaaaaaaaaatttaattccgATAATACCCATCACGTGTAACTCACATGATGAGAGTTAACGTTCGATTTGGATGTCCAGTTGACGGAGGGACTCcaattgcaaaattaaaataataaagggactctgattgccaaattaaaaactgagggaccaaaccagcgatttggggtataatagagggaccaactgagcaaaaaagtcttattttaattgtttcaagttattattttgctaacactaatgcatatttggatgcacaaattttgtgtttaatgtgttttgcagagatttaccgatactgatagtgcatcatcatcatctaggtaacctgctccagaacctgaaccagaaatgcaatatgaaccggagcaacaacaggaacaacaacaacaacctgatcaacatgtaccatattatgatccgcaactagaatatgttaatgcctacatacaatttccgattcatccgataatagcacacccaacgattcatgaagaacagttgcatccgaatttgagatttgatcaaagttggagagattacccgacgtaccaaagtaacaaatacaaactggtaacgaaaaatgtagaagtgcctagGGTAAtttattgggagcctttggaaagggtccaactagttaactcagttagacatcatctaatccaaaggtatggcagctcttcttttcccgattgggaacgtttattcaccattcgtaggcttgtatataaggaatggtgtgttgagcttatgagtactatttcacttaatgcggatgtagttaggttagatgatagaagttttcttagatttatacttggccgtaggatgtacagaatgtccatgctggacatggccagggctttacagatttacactcctggtgaattactactaccctattgtacaaatttgatttatcatggggagcgggtagatagaaattttgatgcggacgccgtctggaggcgtatgtcagattataatgtttttacgctgggaggaagacactcctatttagatattaacaaagcagaactacgtattatacatagatttttagctaattcgattacacaaagaggtaaaaacaaggagaagatgaccttacacgatttattttaccttaagtgtatttgaaaccctagaagctttgttaatatcccctactgtgttggtttttatctgtacaaagtagtggcaggaatacaggacgggggattaataggaggaggtatttttgttactctcattggagaatatttgggtgtagatagggatcaaggggtccacttatggtatgtagagaacaggatgatactttaggattgaaggtctatcagggtgctaaggtattaaagagcagacgcaatcaggcagtaccatatgatggtaatcatccacaggtagagagaggttcagatgaggaaatggaggaagcagatgacattagggatgtcattagggaggctatgactgacgtctaccagcgtatagatgaggtagaaatgacaaaccaggatagacatagtcggtacgagcagtggcaagccgagaatgtatatgagcattccaggcaacgacaacatgatagatggcacaatcatcagcatcagatcatgagccagctatcacctcatttaccaaataactacgtaccaacccgacctgcttaATATCCTCCACACCagtccgatatgcgaccaccatttactctctatgaccctaaccaggcctatcagtacacctataaccaaccatggaacccgcccgacgacatgaactggaacccctatccagattgatacagttcccgttggtgatttctatgatttttatctttttattatttttatttatttatgtttaaacatattatattgtgatacttttatgtaagttttaatatttttattatgttgtactaatatttcatatttgatttgaaagtgggatgttaagtcccatttcaaattaccatgcatgtttatatttgtattgtatgtattttatttcatgtacacaacagggtaaaacagcgcattttcaaagactggcattaagttcagcaaaagctactaattttgacgacaaaatgaaaaacaaatgtgatgtaacaacaagacggaatgaacaaatgatgtgcaccatttatcattcaacaaacaaacgccaatatgtttggaaactttggtaaaatttaatcatttttctacgctaatcaccctcaataatttaaattgttactgatttcttgcaaatgagggcattgcaagatcttaagtgtgggaaggggttaaattctttcggatttttaaaatttttgacttatacatttggttaccattaaaaatactagtaacgtagtagttgtattagaatctagtgctctctgataataaagaacatccctagtcttatatactgactacctaattctagtagaaattttcaaaatttacaaataaatgaattcaaaatcatgtttatacatatttatgaacgataaaactaggtgttaacaccgatattattgttacctcggaaaggacataaattgagaaacaacccaaaatgttagaattcatttaaaatggaatagaggacaataaaaaggcaaagaaaggaaaataaaagccaagtgtgggaaaaatttaccaagttatttagaacatatgtcacatatttttgtacaaataactgaaaatacttttgttttgaacgatattaatcagttttacccagtttattgtaatataaatgaaaaattaaaaggaagtaaagtcttccaaaaaagacacgcgcttcttgatttaggtcaggaagttgtcgtccagaccagctgtaggttgacgaaaaacctagaaaagtcatctctaaaatcagctggaaatccacggacctcagcatcaaacagggtcgccaagtggtcagacttatcctaaccatgagaggatctgtctcgtacaatggggggtaccgtgcaaattagcttataagactaatgaatcagatccccagaaaggataatctccttaaagatcaaaaatcagctttaagactgatattactcaatccttgagattgacttttaaaaatgagaatttaaactcatggaattcgatgatatctaaactcgagcttgaacgagaaaatattttgatcaaaattacaaaccgatttgttttctgaaaacccatttttaatgcgttcattaccattgaacgtaaaattctaagaattcacctggaattcattaggtcacctgaaccaaatcgggtgtcaaccgtaagaatgatggttgcatagcatggtcgaagacaggaccttgtgtcagaccgaaaaactatagggtgatctttactattactcctacaaaggatagtaattgcatccgacacgatatggaccataattaaaagcatgtcacgggacattgccttaacagttgcttgttcaacgctttcctttacaaccggacggtagtttaccgaaaggtaatatacggaacaagtatactggacgtgttgctttcccaatacaaggttagcaggtgggtgacacaaaaccgcaagttttgagctaaaattttcaaatctgaaacccacaaaactcacaaaaacaatttgcaaacaccggtgaagggttattccggaaaacttatctagggtaaaagctagattgaattttcaaaagatcaaatgttttcataaagatccaatttcctaaaggatctaaattttcatagtcatgtgggactgtaaaccacatcgttactaccattgtttataccgccgtataaaaatcactgatgtacaaagtgtgaagaataaagaagtgattctagtatttttatttcaagactatattgcttgaggacaagcaacgctcatgtgtgggaatatttgataatgctaaaaacgaacatatattttatagcattatcccttaagaacgacaagcttttagttgcaattgttctatttacaagtgatattcgtttaaataataaaaggtgaagacaaaagacagatttgacgaattgaagacgcaaacgaccaaaaagctcaaaagtacatagtacaatcaaagtggttcaaattattgatgagaaacgtctaaaagttacaagagtacgagccgcaaaatgcaaagtacaagatattaaattgtacgcaagaacgttcgaaaatccggaaccgggagcagagtcaactctcaacgctcgacgtaatggactaaaaattacaagtcaactatgcacatgaatataatataatatataattaattcttaaaattatatatatattatattatatataaaaccgtcggcaaataaacaaacaaaagatTATGAGCTGTATtcttgcaccatgcgatcgcatggcctggaggcctaattcccatgcgatcgcatggcttcctttTTTTGGGGACACTCCTATAAAAAGCAATTTGGTGCTCGAGCAAAACATaccatctatcctctctatctcacagatatatatatatatatatatatatatatatatatatatatatatatatatatatatatatatatatatatatatatatatatataattatattttaattttaattttaatttaagattaataataataagggtatgttagcgaatgttgtaagtgtgtaagtcaaaattctgtccgtgtaacgctacgctattattaatctttgtaagttatgttcaacctttttaaattaatgtctcgtagctaagttattattatgcttatttaatgccgaagtaatcgtgatgttcgactaaatattaaagacgggataattgggctttggaccataattggggtttggataaaagaatgacacttgtgaaaattagactatgggctattaatgggctttatattaactaaatgatacctcgttaatttaatatattgacttataattttacgtatttatatataaccacatacgcttgactgggtacggtgggcgagatatctataaataccaataattattcatttgaccggacacgggaatggattaatagtcaatggactcgttgaaacaggggtgaattacatacaagggtaattggtgtgattgttaacaaagtagtaaaaccttggattacacgcaatcgataacctggtgtatttattaaacaaagtattaagaccttgtaacaattcgaatccccaattagttggaatatttaacttcgggtataaggataatttgacgaagactctcgcactttatatttatgactgatggactattatggacaaaaccgtatggacatatcgaataatccaggacaaaggacaattaacccatggtaataaattaaaatcaacacgtcaaacatcatgattatggaagtttaaataagcataattcctttatttcatattttatcgcacttttatttactgtcattttatttaattgcacttttaattatcgtactttttaa comes from Rutidosis leptorrhynchoides isolate AG116_Rl617_1_P2 chromosome 4, CSIRO_AGI_Rlap_v1, whole genome shotgun sequence and encodes:
- the LOC139845031 gene encoding uncharacterized protein, with product MSENGLETGEPETWVHPVYLLDTWIKTYQYTIEPLNGRSLWPKAEGMFTLVSPKTISTPGRPKKKRRLSKNEVDVIGDSGKLSSKGKLKKCGTCGTYGHNKSTCTGEKKRSGNVDNKWTKKTVKVKLSPSKKTMVVGKGKKKK